In the Maribacter sp. MJ134 genome, one interval contains:
- a CDS encoding IS1182 family transposase has translation MKYIEGKDRRQSSLFPISLEDAIDNENTVRAVDTFVNGLDMEKLGFKVHFPENGRPAYRPATLLKLYIYGYMNKLRSSRQLEKECRRNIEVMWLLEGLAPDHNTISNFRKDNPRAIKRVFRATVEIARNFGLIGATLIAGDSTKLRAQNSKKNNYNQKKIDRHIAYIDKKLEEYQGQLEKGDGDKESIKDDIDRHGKRREGYRKLERELRESGQEQISTSDPESRHMIVRNNITEVAYNLQATVDSEHCIPIDYRLTGDNDTKAMGNMLRRAKTILRTDRFTALYDKGYHTGSEFKIADDLGIDTLVAVPGIGRASQAPDPAYNAERFAYDREEDTYTCPQGHVLKSNGSRYKGRNYYFKQYRTNACKGCPVRELCTTAKQNGKIVQRSEFKEHTDGNARRVAQNQNLYRKRQAIVEHPFGTIKRQWGFDHVMTKRTKARASADVGLIFIAYNLRRILNLIGNQPILPAYLTLTAILGNLTKGLARFRTKCRPKIITAHFGPPTGKRIIFDYI, from the coding sequence ATGAAGTACATAGAAGGAAAAGACCGTAGGCAGTCCTCCCTCTTTCCCATATCCCTGGAGGACGCCATAGACAACGAAAATACCGTAAGGGCCGTGGATACGTTCGTGAACGGCCTGGATATGGAAAAACTGGGGTTCAAGGTACATTTCCCTGAAAACGGCAGGCCGGCGTACCGGCCCGCCACTTTGCTCAAGCTCTATATCTATGGCTACATGAACAAGCTTCGTTCGAGCAGGCAGCTCGAAAAGGAGTGCAGGCGGAACATCGAGGTCATGTGGCTGCTCGAGGGCCTTGCCCCCGACCATAACACCATAAGCAATTTCAGGAAGGACAACCCCAGGGCCATCAAAAGGGTCTTCCGCGCCACCGTCGAGATCGCACGCAACTTCGGCCTTATCGGTGCCACGTTGATCGCCGGTGACAGTACCAAACTGCGCGCCCAGAACAGCAAGAAGAACAACTACAACCAAAAGAAGATAGACCGCCATATCGCCTACATCGACAAAAAACTGGAAGAGTACCAAGGGCAGCTCGAAAAAGGCGACGGGGACAAGGAAAGTATAAAGGACGATATCGACCGACACGGCAAAAGAAGGGAAGGGTACAGAAAATTGGAGAGGGAGCTAAGGGAATCCGGACAGGAACAGATCTCCACCTCCGATCCGGAGAGCCGCCACATGATAGTGCGCAACAACATTACCGAGGTCGCCTATAACCTACAGGCCACCGTGGACTCCGAACATTGTATACCCATCGATTACCGCCTGACGGGCGACAACGACACCAAGGCCATGGGGAACATGCTGCGGCGGGCCAAGACCATCCTGCGGACCGACCGCTTTACCGCACTCTACGACAAGGGGTACCATACCGGGAGCGAGTTCAAGATAGCCGACGACCTGGGCATCGATACCCTAGTGGCCGTTCCCGGAATCGGAAGGGCGTCACAGGCACCCGATCCAGCGTACAATGCCGAACGTTTTGCCTATGACCGGGAGGAAGACACCTATACCTGTCCGCAAGGGCATGTCCTGAAGAGCAACGGAAGCCGGTACAAAGGGCGCAACTATTATTTCAAGCAGTATAGAACGAACGCCTGCAAAGGCTGCCCTGTACGGGAGCTATGCACGACCGCCAAACAGAACGGGAAGATCGTACAGCGAAGCGAGTTCAAGGAACATACCGACGGAAATGCACGGCGAGTGGCACAAAACCAAAATCTGTACAGGAAAAGACAGGCCATCGTAGAGCATCCCTTCGGCACTATCAAAAGGCAATGGGGGTTCGACCATGTAATGACCAAAAGGACAAAGGCAAGGGCCTCGGCCGATGTGGGACTCATATTTATCGCCTACAACCTCAGGAGGATCCTCAACCTGATCGGGAATCAGCCCATTTTGCCGGCATACCTGACTTTAACCGCCATTTTGGGCAACCTAACAAAGGGGTTGGCCCGTTTCCGGACCAAATGCCGTCCAAAAATTATAACCGCACATTTTGGCCCACCAACGGGCAAAAGGATTATTTTCGATTATATTTAA